The sequence TCTAATAACAACATTTGCCAATTATCACCAATCAACACTTGTTTAGCTGACAAAATTCCTGCCTGATTTAAAGCATCAATCATCGCAGGTTGATAGTCATGATTACCCGGCAACCAAACACAAGGTGGTGTTAGCGTCGCAATGCCATCAGCAAAATGCTGATAAGCTTCAAAGGTTTGATCTTGGACTAAATCACCTGTCGCAACAATCAAGTCAACATCAAGATCCTGCTCTCTAATCGCATTTAATACTGCATGGTAACTACGATAGGTATTTATACCCAGCAGAGTATCTTCCACATTAGCAAAGAGGTGGGTATCTGTGATTTGTAATATTCTTACGGTGTGTTTATGTTTCACCGATAATTCAAGCTGGCTTTCCAAAAGGTTTCCTTGTTTCACTCTCATTAGCCGTTATGTTAACGTATTTTCGTAGTAAAGATCTGCCAACCAATACACATTTCAAAAGATTAGTGAGAAATATTCTCGCTTTCAATCACGTTTTTTTCACTTCATTTTACAATTTAATTCATTTGATATCGTATACTTAGAGATAGTTACTCTACTTGATAATATCATTAAAAACACTTATTTAAGGTAGATTAGCGCATTAACTTATCGACCAACGCTTTCTTAATGATATATGGTGAAGTTGTAACCATTGTAGTGCAATAACAGAGGCTGCATTATCAATAATGCCGTCCTCAACCCATTGATAAGCTTGTTCCCGACTCACTACATGGACACGAATATCTTCGTTCTCGCTCTCTAACCCATGTATCCCTTTTGCTGTTGTTGCATCAACTTCCCCCACATATACATGCATCCTTTCACTCGTTCCTCCAGGGCTTGAAAGGTAACTCACAATAGGCTCGCACCGTCCCACTTTAACACCCGCTTCTTCTTGGGCTTCTCGTCTAACAACCTCATCAGGACGTTCACCTTGCTCAACCATGCCTGCAATCACTTCAAGTAACCAAGGTGTCTCACTGGTTTCATAGGCGGGGATCCGAATTTGCTCAATTAAGACGACTTCATCACGATTAGGATCATAAGCGAGTAAAACGCCGGCATTTCCACGTTCAAAAACCTCACGTTTCACTTCTTCGCTCCACCCACCTTCAAAAAGACGATGCTTAAAGCGATATTCGGTCATGCGGAAAAAGCCTTTGTATAAATCTCGCTGACCAAGCAGTTTTACATCATCACGACCGTATAAAAATGGTATATTTTCCCTTTTCTTCATACAATGTTCCTTAAGTTATATTTAAGCGTATTTTTTATTGCTTATGTTTAATACAGATTTAAAGAAATTTGCCAACAATTCATGTAAAGTTAATCTAAAATAAAAGGATATGGCACAAATGGCTACCCCTACTTAGGGAAACAATCTGCTAGAATTATCCCCAATCAAGATTAACAGAGGCAACTCAGCGAAACTGTTGCAACAAGGAATTAAAATGAAAAAACTGCTCTCTCTTTTGGTCACGGTGAGTTTGGCAGGATTCAGCTCTGCAAGTCAGGCTGAGGATCTGCTTCAAGTTTATCAAAAAGCAAAGGACAGTAACCCTGAGTTACGCAAGTCATTAGCTGAACGAAACAGCGCTTTTGAAAAAATCAATGAAGCTCGCAGTCCATTATTGCCTCAATTAGGATTGGGGGCATCTGCTGATTACAAAAGTGGTTATCGTGACGCTAGAGACACTGAATCCAATTCTATTGGCGCTAGCTTAAAACTAACACAAAGTGTGTTTAATATGTCTTTATGGCGCCAGTTGAACATGCAAGAAAAAACAGCGGGCATGAGTGATGTCACTTATCAAACAAGTCAGCAAAAACTGATCCTAGACACCGCGACCGCTTACTTTGATGTTTTGCGCGCTATTGATTCATTATCCTTTATTGAAGCGCAAAAAGAACAAGTTTATCGTCAGCTAGATCAAACAACTCAACGTTTTAACGTAGGTTTAGTAGCGATTACTGACGTACAAAATGCGCGTGCTAATTATGATAGCGTACTGGCGCAAGAAGTCGCTGGCCGTAATCAATTAGATAACGCATTAGAAAAACTACGCCAAGTCAGTGGTATTTATTACATTAATCTGGCATCACTCAACATCAGCCGTTTTTCAACAACCCCACCCGACTCCATTGAAAAACTGCTAAAAGATGCTGAAGCGCGCAACTTAAGTTTATTAAGCGCACGCTTAGGTCAAGATTTAGCACGCGAGAATATTCGTTTAGCGCAATCAGGTCACTTACCAACCGTCGATTTAAATGCATCTACGGGTGTTTCTAATAGCCATAATCACGGTAGCGCATTACCGCCAGCAACAGCGGGTAATAGTCGCAACAGCTATAGCGGTCAAAATAGTATTGGTCTGTCTGTCAGTATTCCTTTATATA comes from Proteus vulgaris and encodes:
- the nudF gene encoding ADP-ribose diphosphatase, whose protein sequence is MKKRENIPFLYGRDDVKLLGQRDLYKGFFRMTEYRFKHRLFEGGWSEEVKREVFERGNAGVLLAYDPNRDEVVLIEQIRIPAYETSETPWLLEVIAGMVEQGERPDEVVRREAQEEAGVKVGRCEPIVSYLSSPGGTSERMHVYVGEVDATTAKGIHGLESENEDIRVHVVSREQAYQWVEDGIIDNAASVIALQWLQLHHISLRKRWSIS
- the tolC gene encoding outer membrane channel protein TolC, with protein sequence MKKLLSLLVTVSLAGFSSASQAEDLLQVYQKAKDSNPELRKSLAERNSAFEKINEARSPLLPQLGLGASADYKSGYRDARDTESNSIGASLKLTQSVFNMSLWRQLNMQEKTAGMSDVTYQTSQQKLILDTATAYFDVLRAIDSLSFIEAQKEQVYRQLDQTTQRFNVGLVAITDVQNARANYDSVLAQEVAGRNQLDNALEKLRQVSGIYYINLASLNISRFSTTPPDSIEKLLKDAEARNLSLLSARLGQDLARENIRLAQSGHLPTVDLNASTGVSNSHNHGSALPPATAGNSRNSYSGQNSIGLSVSIPLYTGGRTSSQVEQAQYNFTSASEQLESVYRSIVQIARSSYNNISASISSIKAYQQVVVSAQSSLDATEAGYQVGTRTIVDVLNATTTLYDAKQKLSNARYDYLINQLNIEYARGTLNENDLIQLNNTLGAEVSTSPDSIIRPLTSPALNVAP